Proteins encoded by one window of Nasonia vitripennis strain AsymCx chromosome 5, Nvit_psr_1.1, whole genome shotgun sequence:
- the LOC103318194 gene encoding malate synthase-like, with protein sequence MTKQAGQFNVYLSAAPADLEQEFKTLLTPEAIEFLVKLNLHFQDKVDDLYTARVERKFVQRKTGKIPKFVETNFANENWKVSPVNHRLQNRHLDLGDVSPSDYLHFTSCLKANVQGVQVDFDDGHCPTWKNQIMGLYNVYRAVHNDIPNVPQIANAPILMLRPRAWNMIEHNMSINGREVPGPLFDFGLLIFHNGLILSECNSGPFFYLSKLEGACEAKLWNEIFTWSQLKLRIPYGTIKASVLIENILSSFEMDQILYELRDHSLGLNCGIWDYAASIISKFGDDSTFLLPDRNKYVNMGRPFLKKYMDLVVRTCHKRNAYATGGMTAKLLPDKQSKNYYETVKIVLGDKLTEIQAGVDGFMIYDLGLIEFINDLWKKYGGPYSNQLQYKGNTEEKITEKDLLTLPKGGVTEEGLKHNITVAILFIYNWLCGRGVFEFEGAVEDSATAEISRAQIWQWIKHGALMENKNQSVTRSLVFSEASNIYEHLINDYGSDNSTKTKLAIAFNIFLDIVNHRDFPEFITTYLNDAYIFRASQAHL encoded by the exons atgaCAAAACAGGCAGGACAATTTAATGTTTATCTAAGTGCTGCTCCAGCAGATCTTGAACAAGAATTTAAAACTTTGTTAACACCAGAGGCCATAGAGTTTTTAGTTAAACTTAACCTTCATTTCCAAGATAAAGTAGATGATTTATATACTGCTAGGGTTGAGAGAAAGTTTGTGCAGAGAAAGACTGGAAAAATACCAAAGTTTGTAGAAACTAATTTCGCTAATGAGAATTGGAAGGTGTCTCCAGTCA ATCACAGACTTCAAAATCGACATCTGGATCTTGGAGACGTCAGTCCAAGTGACTATCTTCACTTCACCTCCTGCCTTAAAGCAAATGTTCAAGGAGTGCAAGTCGATTTTGACGACGGGCACTGTCCAACGTGGAAGAATCAAATAATGGGCTTGTACAACGTTTATCGCGCTGTTCACAATGATATTCCAAACGTTCCGCAAATAGCAAATGCTCCGATTCTTATGCTTCGTCCAAGAGCTTGGAATATGATAGAGCACAACATGAGCATCAATGGCAGAGAAGTTCCGGGACCATTGTTTGATTTTGGTTTACTGATATTTCACAATGGCTTGATTCTGTCAGAATGCAATTCTGGGCcatttttttatctctctAAACTAGAAGGCGCGTGTGAGGCTAAACTCTGGAACGAAATTTTCACTTGGAGCCAATTGAAATTACGGATTCCATACGGAACGATCAAAGCTAGCGTTCTTATCGAAAATATATTATCCTCGTTTGAGATGGATCAGATTTTGTACGAACTGAGAGATCACTCTCTAGGTTTGAACTGCGGAATTTGGGATTACGCAGCCTCGATAATTTCCAAGTTCGGCGACGATTCAACTTTCTTGCTTCCAGATAGAAATAAATATGTCAATATGGGTAGACCGTTTTTGAAGAAATATATGGACTTGGTCGTTCGAACTTGTCACAAAAGAAACGCGTATGCGACTGGAGGAATGACTGCCAAACTTTTACCAGACAAACAATccaaaaattattatgaaacagTAAAAATTGTATTGGGAGATAAATTAACGGAAATACAGGCAGGAGTTGATGGCTTTATGATCTATGATTTAGGACTGATAGAATTTATTAACGATCTCTGGAAAAAATATGGAGGCCCTTATTCAAATCAGCTGCAATATAAAGGAAATACCGAGGAAAAGATAACAGAAAAGGATTTGTTAACACTGCCTAAGGGAGGAGTCACAGAAGAAGGATTGAAGCATAATATTACTGTAGCCATATTATTCATATACAACTGGTTATGTGGTCGGGGAGTTTTTGAATTTGAAGGAGCTGTTGAGGATTCTGCTACTGCTGAAATTTCCAGAGCTCAAATTTGGCAATGGATTAAGCACGGTGCTTtgatggaaaataaaaatcaatctGTAACAAGGAGTCTTGTGTTTTCTGAGGCTTCAAACATTTATGAACATTTGATAAATGATTATGGATCTGATAACTCGACAAAAACAAAACTTGCTATTGCATTTAACATATTTTTGGATATTGTAAATCACAGAGACTTTCCAGAATTTATTACAACCTATCTGAATGATGCCTATATTTTTAGGGCATCGCAAGCTCATCTGTAA
- the LOC100120671 gene encoding WASH complex subunit 1, with the protein MPERIEISVIPQDLRHEETIVQIAEALDNLNFAVDHIFDSINERISENNKRLGVIHTRATKLQGRLDYLQTNLKLKAVKMYSAAKYPANHTYKEYKLAVQPKSRKEILNNCIYKSPVSISDKFDTPLTSNSKVENGQYASNLNMQEKLQFYYVKSKPSKKTKDYEVDVDQARHNNVSSVDALLPFNNNASQNIVNIQSVQCEDKSQIEDAPDSILQPWHTADMESPSTYLYAPALGEVPQMNVPLTLPDLPGIVDDERFTLDLTFQNPIAPSSAIATPISRKDPPTLPITEQNLEKRQSSEKPIPKDQSSSLPSSSTLHSVQSKAELPIDSSPITPTTFNTFSPPPPPPPPPPPPPPPPVSPPEEEEKKAAEKKPTKKTISIKPSAGDDRSNLMAAIRDAGGLGRAKLRHTVAADKAKDRWSSASVGGDLMADLHATLSLRRRGIAGSATNALVRMSSMIPPPPKPNESSASDRNSATSECESQDDDGWEE; encoded by the exons ATGCCGGAACGAATTGAAATAT CTGTGATTCCTCAAGACTTGAGGCATGAAGAAACAATTGTACAAATTGCTGAGGCATTGgacaatttaaattttgccgTTGACCACATTTTTGATTCCATAAATGAAAGGATTTCTGAAAACAACAAAAG actTGGAGTAATACACACCAGGGCTACAAAACTGCAGGGTCGACTAGACTATCTTCAAACTAATTTAAAGTTAAAAGCTGTGAAGATGTATTCTGCAGCAAAATATCCAGCAAATCATACTTATAAGGAATACAAATTAGCTGTGCAACCAAAATCAAGGAAAGAAATTCTgaataattgtatttataaaaGTCCTGTTTCAATATCAGATAAATTCGATACGCCATTAACCAGCAACAGTAAAGTGGAAAATGGCCAATATGCAAGTAATTTAAACATGCAAGAAAAGTTACAGTTTTATTACGTGAAATCAAAACCAAGTAAAAAAACCAAGGACTATGAAGTTGATGTAGATCAAGCAAGGCATAATAATGTCTCCTCTGTTGATGCTCTCCTACCGTTCAACAATAATGCATCCCAAAATATTGTTAATATACAATCAgtgcaatgcgaagataaaagtCAAATTGAAGATGCACCCGACTCTATATTGCAACCTTGGCATACTGCCGATATGGAGTCTCCATCAACCTATTTATATGCACCAGCTTTAGGAGAG GTGCCGCAAATGAATGTACCACTTACATTGCCTGATTTACCAGGCATAGTTGACGATGAACGCTTTACACTTGACTTAACTTTTCAGAATCCTATTGCACCCTCGTCTGCAATAGCCACCCCAATTAGTCGTAAAGATCCTCCGACCCTGCCGATTACAGAGCAAAACTTAGAAAAACGCCAATCCAGCGAAAAACCCATTCCCAAAGACCAAAGTTCATCTTTACCAAGTTCATCCACTTTACATTCCGTTCAATCTAAAGCTGAACTTCCAATAGATTCTAGTCCTATTACTCCAACAACTTTCAACACATTTAGTCCACCACCGCCTCCgccgccaccaccaccaccaccacctcctcctccAGTGTCACCCCcagaagaggaggaaaaaaaagcagcGGAAAAGAAACCAACAAAAAAAACGATATCAATAAAACCATCTGCAGGCGATGATAGAAGCAACCTCATGGCTGCCATTCGCGATGCCGGTGGTCTTGGTAGGGCTAAACTACGACATACCGTAGCCGCTGACAAGGCCAAGGACCGATGGTCATCAGCTTCGGTCGGTGGTGACCTCATGGCCGACCTGCACGCGACTCTATCCCTAAGACGAAGGGGTATTGCAGGTTCGGCCACCAACGCTCTTGTCAGAATGTCTAGCATGATTCCTCCACCTCCCAAGCCCAATGAGTCCTCGGCCTCGGACCGGAACTCCGCGACAAGCGAGTGCGAGTCCCAGGATGACGACGGCTGGGAAGAGTAA
- the LOC100120698 gene encoding congested-like trachea protein: MSENVSPIKYFLSGGFGGVCTILAGHPLDTIKVRLQTMPIPGPNERPLYAGTWDCAKKTVSKEGFRGLYKGMGAPLVGVAPIFAMSFLGFGLGKKLQQKDPNEKLTELQLFYAGAFSGIFTTAIMAPGERIKCLLQIQHGDAKPKYKGPIDCIKKLYAEGGLRSIFKGSCATLLRDVPASGVYFTTYEVLQRAMKSEDGSLGLLSTITAGGCAGIANWIVGMPPDVLKSRLQTAPEGTYKRGVREVFVRLIKTEGPAALYKGVIPVMLRAFPANAACFLGFEVAKNFLDWAAPNL, encoded by the exons ATGTCGGAAAACGTGAGTCCGATCAAGTACTTCCTGAGCGGAGGTTTCGGAGGAGTCTGCACAATCCTAGCTGGGCATCCCCTGGATACGATAAAA GTTCGCCTTCAAACTATGCCCATACCTGGGCCCAACGAAAGGCCACTTTATGCTGGAACTTGGGACTGTGCCAAAAAGACTGTGTCAAAAGAGGGCTTTCGAGGCCTTTACAAAG GTATGGGCGCACCGCTGGTTGGTGTTGCCCCAATATTTGCGATGAGCTTCTTGGGATTTGGATTAGGAAAGAAGTTGCAACAGAAAGATCCTAATGAAAAATTGACCGAGCTGCAGCTGTTCTATGCTGGAGCTTTTAGCGGAATATTCACAACTGCCATTATGGCTCCTGGGGAGCGAATCAAATGTCTTCTACAAATACAGCACGGGGATGCTAAACCAAAGTACAAAGGCCCAATTGACTGTATCAAAAAATTGTATGCAGAGGGTGGACTGAGGAGTATATTTAAAGGCTCGTGTGCAACACTATTAAGAG aTGTACCTGCTAGTGGAGTTTATTTTACCACATATGAAGTTTTACAAAGGGCAATGAAATCTGAAGATGGAAGTCTAGGGCTTTTATCAACTATAACTGCTGGAGGTTGTGCAGGAATCGCTAATTGGATTGTAGGAATGCCACCTGATGTTCTTAAATCAAGATTACAAACAG CTCCTGAAGGAACGTACAAAAGAGGCGTAAGAGAAGTTTTCGTGCGTCTTATAAAAACGGAAGGACCAGCAGCACTTTACAAAGGTGTCATTCCTGTGATGCTCAGAGCTTTTCCGGCAAACGCGGCTTGTTTCCTAGGATTTGAAGTAGCCAAAAACTTTTTGGATTGGGCCGCACCAAACTTATAA
- the LOC103318195 gene encoding leucine-rich repeat-containing protein 15 isoform X1, which yields MNFILLLLFYFIFLLHYSKAYVVDIGNIWEVKCPRECSCALLRYADLPLHQWINSTNDFEAKDSSNHVHGDHPLANELLKVATCVIFENPSKLLSKMPEDVQIFTILESGSGDTEMILQASDMQRFADLLSLDIQGMESRDPLRITSIEESKSGIILSADTLLPLGTTLLYLNLERVTLTRLSITDKSKANLVIKPRNLPEDNEANIYNENQSGHRLIFLSQQSGNNNDDKEILPYDIYKQEMEGYRESAGVFAGLSALSHLRVYDCALKDVSWHMFDGLENLQYLSLQRNDLKFIPEFCFYGTPNLKQLSLANNELLTLKSVDLAGLLMLEKLDLSGNNLTFLSELSFPPFPALTSADFRENPFESIFPSTFEIMNRTTHLKLGGNGAKLKLEKNAFLGLKNLEVLHIYNIEIPVLERYIFQGMPSLMELKLRGNISTIEFDAFIDLKSIVTLDLSHCLISKISMDAFYGLENVKRIDLSYNNLDYIPPGLFSMQQQKQLREIILTKNNLLKLPPDFFKSLRLSNKQFMVENIRLDGNPWDCNCDMTKWNPHLINRTRETAPRCFTPKSLRNYGIFYALRKGGLDCKWRKRRLRRKQAKLDKTENNEIDNEIS from the exons ATGAAttttatattgttattattattttacttcaTATTTCTCTTG caTTACAGCAAAGCATATGTGGTAGACATTGGCAATATTTGGGAAGTGAAATGTCCACGTGAATGTTCTTGTGCATTACTTCGCTATGCTGATTTACCATTGCACCAGTGGATCAACTCTACTAATGATTTTGAGGCAAAG gATAGTTCTAATCATGTTCATGGTGATCACCCTCTAGCCAATGAACTTCTAAAAGTGGCAACATgcgttatttttgaaaatccaTCAAAGTTGTTATCAAAAATGCCTGAAGATGTACAA ATCTTTACAATTCTAGAATCAGGATCTGGTGATACTGAAATGATTTTACAAGCATCTGACATGCAACGATTCGCAGATTTACTTTCTTTGGATATTCAAGGAATGGAATCTAGAGATCCTCTAAGAATTACTAGTATTGAAGAAAGTAAAAGTGGAATTATTTTATCAGCCGACACACTTCTTCCATTGGGAACAACGTTACTCTATTTGAATTTAGAACGTGTAACGCTAACAAGATTGAGCATAACAGATAAAAGCAAAGCAAATCTTGTCATTAAACCTAGAAATCTTCCAGAAGATAATGAAgctaatatatataatgaaaatcAGAGCGGTCAtagattgatttttttgagtcAACAATCaggcaataataatgatgacaAAGAAATTTTGCCGTatgatatttataaacaagaaaTGGAGGGATATAGAGAATCTGCTGGAGTTTTCGCTGGTCTGAGCGCATTATCACATCTGAGAGTTTATGATTGTGCTCTAAAGGATGTCTCTTGGCATATGTTTGATGGTCTTGAAAACTTGCAGTACTTGTCTTTGCAAAGAAATGACTTAAAATTTATTCCCGAGTTCTGTTTTTATGGAACACCAAATTTAAAGCAATTATCACTTGCTAACAATGAATTACTTACACTAAAAAGTGTGGATTTAGCTGGGCTGTTGATGCTTGAAAAGCTGGATCTCAGTGGTAATAACTTAACTTTTTTATCAGAGTTGTCATTTCCTCCATTTCCAGCACTAACATCAGCAGATTTTCGTGAAAACCCTTTTGAGTCAATATTTCCAAG CACTTTTGAAATAATGAATCGAACAACTCATTTGAAATTAGGTGGCAATGGAGCCAAACTGAAATTAGAAAAGAATGCTTTTCTTGGATTGAAAAATTTGGAAGTTTTGCACATTTATAATATTGAAATTCCAGTACTGGAGAGATACATATTTCAAGGAATGCCATCTTTGATGGAATTGAAGTTGAGAGGAAATATTTCTACTATTGAATTTGATGCGTTTATTGATCTTAAGAGTATTGTCACCCTAGATTTGAGTCACTGTCTTATTTCAAAGATATCAATGGATGCTTTTTATGGATTAGAGAATGTAAAACGAATTGATCTTTCCTACAACAATTTAGACTACATTCCACCAGGATTGTTTTCAATGCAGCAACAAAAGCAATTGAGAGAAATAATTCTCACAAAAAATAATCTCTTGAAATTGCCTCctgacttttttaaaagtctaCGTCTATCTAATAAGCAGTTTATGGTAGAAAACATAAGATTGGATGGAAATCCTTGGGATTGCAACTGTGACATGACAAAATGGAACCCTCATTTG ATTAACAGGACAAGAGAAACTGCCCCTCGTTGTTTCACTCCAAAATCTTTAAGGAACTATGGCATTTTTTATGCACTTCGTAAAGGAGGATTAGATTGCAAATGGAGAAAACGCAGACTCAGGAGAAAGCAAGCAAAACTGGATAAGACAGAGAACAATGAAATTGACAATGAAATCAGTTAG
- the LOC103318195 gene encoding leucine-rich repeat-containing protein 15 isoform X2 encodes MNFILLLLFYFIFLLHYSKAYVVDIGNIWEVKCPRECSCALLRYADLPLHQWINSTNDFEDSSNHVHGDHPLANELLKVATCVIFENPSKLLSKMPEDVQIFTILESGSGDTEMILQASDMQRFADLLSLDIQGMESRDPLRITSIEESKSGIILSADTLLPLGTTLLYLNLERVTLTRLSITDKSKANLVIKPRNLPEDNEANIYNENQSGHRLIFLSQQSGNNNDDKEILPYDIYKQEMEGYRESAGVFAGLSALSHLRVYDCALKDVSWHMFDGLENLQYLSLQRNDLKFIPEFCFYGTPNLKQLSLANNELLTLKSVDLAGLLMLEKLDLSGNNLTFLSELSFPPFPALTSADFRENPFESIFPSTFEIMNRTTHLKLGGNGAKLKLEKNAFLGLKNLEVLHIYNIEIPVLERYIFQGMPSLMELKLRGNISTIEFDAFIDLKSIVTLDLSHCLISKISMDAFYGLENVKRIDLSYNNLDYIPPGLFSMQQQKQLREIILTKNNLLKLPPDFFKSLRLSNKQFMVENIRLDGNPWDCNCDMTKWNPHLINRTRETAPRCFTPKSLRNYGIFYALRKGGLDCKWRKRRLRRKQAKLDKTENNEIDNEIS; translated from the exons ATGAAttttatattgttattattattttacttcaTATTTCTCTTG caTTACAGCAAAGCATATGTGGTAGACATTGGCAATATTTGGGAAGTGAAATGTCCACGTGAATGTTCTTGTGCATTACTTCGCTATGCTGATTTACCATTGCACCAGTGGATCAACTCTACTAATGATTTTGAG gATAGTTCTAATCATGTTCATGGTGATCACCCTCTAGCCAATGAACTTCTAAAAGTGGCAACATgcgttatttttgaaaatccaTCAAAGTTGTTATCAAAAATGCCTGAAGATGTACAA ATCTTTACAATTCTAGAATCAGGATCTGGTGATACTGAAATGATTTTACAAGCATCTGACATGCAACGATTCGCAGATTTACTTTCTTTGGATATTCAAGGAATGGAATCTAGAGATCCTCTAAGAATTACTAGTATTGAAGAAAGTAAAAGTGGAATTATTTTATCAGCCGACACACTTCTTCCATTGGGAACAACGTTACTCTATTTGAATTTAGAACGTGTAACGCTAACAAGATTGAGCATAACAGATAAAAGCAAAGCAAATCTTGTCATTAAACCTAGAAATCTTCCAGAAGATAATGAAgctaatatatataatgaaaatcAGAGCGGTCAtagattgatttttttgagtcAACAATCaggcaataataatgatgacaAAGAAATTTTGCCGTatgatatttataaacaagaaaTGGAGGGATATAGAGAATCTGCTGGAGTTTTCGCTGGTCTGAGCGCATTATCACATCTGAGAGTTTATGATTGTGCTCTAAAGGATGTCTCTTGGCATATGTTTGATGGTCTTGAAAACTTGCAGTACTTGTCTTTGCAAAGAAATGACTTAAAATTTATTCCCGAGTTCTGTTTTTATGGAACACCAAATTTAAAGCAATTATCACTTGCTAACAATGAATTACTTACACTAAAAAGTGTGGATTTAGCTGGGCTGTTGATGCTTGAAAAGCTGGATCTCAGTGGTAATAACTTAACTTTTTTATCAGAGTTGTCATTTCCTCCATTTCCAGCACTAACATCAGCAGATTTTCGTGAAAACCCTTTTGAGTCAATATTTCCAAG CACTTTTGAAATAATGAATCGAACAACTCATTTGAAATTAGGTGGCAATGGAGCCAAACTGAAATTAGAAAAGAATGCTTTTCTTGGATTGAAAAATTTGGAAGTTTTGCACATTTATAATATTGAAATTCCAGTACTGGAGAGATACATATTTCAAGGAATGCCATCTTTGATGGAATTGAAGTTGAGAGGAAATATTTCTACTATTGAATTTGATGCGTTTATTGATCTTAAGAGTATTGTCACCCTAGATTTGAGTCACTGTCTTATTTCAAAGATATCAATGGATGCTTTTTATGGATTAGAGAATGTAAAACGAATTGATCTTTCCTACAACAATTTAGACTACATTCCACCAGGATTGTTTTCAATGCAGCAACAAAAGCAATTGAGAGAAATAATTCTCACAAAAAATAATCTCTTGAAATTGCCTCctgacttttttaaaagtctaCGTCTATCTAATAAGCAGTTTATGGTAGAAAACATAAGATTGGATGGAAATCCTTGGGATTGCAACTGTGACATGACAAAATGGAACCCTCATTTG ATTAACAGGACAAGAGAAACTGCCCCTCGTTGTTTCACTCCAAAATCTTTAAGGAACTATGGCATTTTTTATGCACTTCGTAAAGGAGGATTAGATTGCAAATGGAGAAAACGCAGACTCAGGAGAAAGCAAGCAAAACTGGATAAGACAGAGAACAATGAAATTGACAATGAAATCAGTTAG
- the LOC103315338 gene encoding LOW QUALITY PROTEIN: histone H1.1, embryonic-like (The sequence of the model RefSeq protein was modified relative to this genomic sequence to represent the inferred CDS: deleted 1 base in 1 codon; substituted 1 base at 1 genomic stop codon), with the protein MVNEAISTLDERKGSSLKAIKKYIASVFVADHVKRXPSTAVYIKKYLKTAVNNNVIVQTKGTGASGSFKLAKVQAEKQQQRKASTLDRVKQGTKAGAERREKSANRKKAVSQKSEEPKNAKISKSPLKAKKAANSAKSKMPKQKVTCTTTDKAAKKVT; encoded by the exons ATGGTCAATGAGGCCATATCAACTTTGGATGAGAGAAAGGGATCATCGCTCAAAGCTATTAAGAAGTACATCGCCAGTGTCTTCGTGGCCGATCACGTCAAG AGATAGCCGTCTACTGCCGTCTACATCAAGAAGTATCTGAAGACTGCCGTCAATAACAATGTCATTGTGCAGACTAAGGGAACCGGTGCTTCCGGCAGTTTTAAGCTAGCCAAAGTTCAGGCcgagaagcagcagcaacggaAGGCTTCAACTCTAGACCGCGTGAAGCAAGGGACAAAAGCTGGCGCAGAAAGGAGGGAAAAATCAGCTAATAGAAAAAAGGCCGTCTCGCAAAAATCAGAAGAGCCAAAAAATGCCAAGATTTCTAAATCTCCATTGAAAGCTAAGAAAGCTGCAAACAGTGCAAAATCCAAGATGCCCAAGCAGAAGGTCACGTGTACAACTACTGACAAAGCGGCAAAGAAGGttacataa